In Deinococcus sedimenti, a single genomic region encodes these proteins:
- the cdd gene encoding cytidine deaminase, whose protein sequence is MSDTNPLNLTPDPQLLEGAKAAFRQAYAPYSKFHVGAALRTRDGRVYFGANVENASYGLGRCAEQSAVQAMATAGEREFTDIVVYSEATPPASPCGACRQVLFEFAPDARVVCVNQHGDIISGYVRDFLPHGFRLEQRDDGHDVGTA, encoded by the coding sequence ATGAGTGACACCAACCCCCTGAACCTCACCCCCGACCCCCAGCTGCTCGAGGGCGCGAAAGCGGCGTTCCGGCAGGCGTACGCGCCGTACAGCAAGTTCCACGTGGGCGCGGCGCTGCGGACCCGCGACGGGCGCGTGTACTTCGGCGCGAACGTCGAGAACGCCAGCTACGGCCTGGGCCGCTGCGCAGAGCAGAGCGCCGTGCAGGCCATGGCCACCGCCGGTGAGCGCGAATTCACGGACATCGTCGTGTACTCCGAGGCGACCCCGCCCGCCAGTCCGTGCGGCGCGTGCCGTCAGGTGCTGTTCGAGTTCGCGCCGGACGCCCGCGTCGTGTGCGTGAACCAGCACGGCGACATCATCAGTGGGTACGTGCGGGACTTCCTGCCGCACGGCTTCCGCCTGGAGCAGCGGGACGACGGGCACGACGTCGGCACGGCGTAA
- a CDS encoding phospholipase D-like domain-containing protein codes for MAPQRCAPPDAPLERTLWTLDRARGGPDLSCGNEVLGAVRTPQDLDTPRDAFDTLADEIRAARSEVLLTSMEWESEPGHPGATFIQAVRDLHERVRADPAAYPQGMTIRVLLGNYPQLNDPAGTAQILELARELRRAGVPLSDLEGRWTLTLLKYAYLPHSHVKLHVIDGQDLTVSGYNFTAWHLPLGTPGGLALHDTGLRLRGPAAQEGVAAFDDLWRLSDQLVCPPDITPDTVAARCALRPAGRPTHPTGATRAVSAGSDRAFLLYRRTAGEDNADRAHLALIGAARHSIDLMQADFSPGLDCWFGYVTPESCPLDRLPVYFPALLRAMQRGVHVRLLVVDYGFGKPANRTGVALMRRELRRRGLDGLFDARYTTFRLHTKAMTVDGDMVVVGSMNFHFSAWGSAGLAEAALATGNAAAVAEQERSFERAWTTSSVPVPEERWLSRIPRDLVSVP; via the coding sequence CCCGCAGGACCTCGATACGCCCCGGGACGCCTTCGACACGCTGGCTGACGAGATCCGCGCCGCCCGCAGCGAGGTGCTGCTGACCAGCATGGAATGGGAGAGTGAGCCGGGCCACCCCGGCGCCACCTTCATCCAGGCGGTCCGTGACCTGCATGAGCGGGTGAGGGCCGACCCGGCCGCCTATCCGCAGGGGATGACCATCCGCGTGCTGCTGGGCAACTACCCGCAACTGAACGACCCGGCCGGAACCGCCCAGATTCTCGAACTGGCCCGGGAACTGCGCCGCGCCGGGGTGCCCCTGAGTGATCTGGAGGGCCGCTGGACGCTGACCCTGCTGAAGTACGCGTACCTGCCGCACAGTCACGTGAAACTGCACGTGATCGACGGTCAGGACCTGACGGTCAGCGGGTACAACTTCACGGCGTGGCACCTCCCGCTGGGCACGCCGGGCGGGCTGGCGCTACATGACACGGGGCTGCGTCTGCGGGGCCCGGCCGCGCAGGAGGGTGTGGCCGCCTTCGACGACCTGTGGCGGCTCAGTGATCAGCTGGTCTGTCCGCCGGACATCACGCCGGATACGGTGGCGGCCCGCTGCGCCCTGCGGCCAGCCGGGCGACCCACGCACCCGACTGGCGCCACGCGGGCGGTCTCCGCCGGGTCTGACCGCGCGTTTTTGCTGTACCGGCGCACCGCCGGGGAGGATAACGCGGACCGCGCGCACCTGGCGCTGATTGGTGCGGCCCGGCACAGCATCGACCTGATGCAGGCGGATTTCAGCCCGGGCCTGGACTGCTGGTTCGGGTACGTCACGCCGGAGTCCTGTCCGCTGGACCGTCTGCCCGTGTACTTCCCGGCGCTGCTGAGGGCCATGCAGCGCGGAGTGCACGTGCGGCTGCTGGTCGTGGATTACGGGTTCGGCAAACCGGCCAACCGGACCGGGGTGGCGCTGATGCGCCGTGAACTGAGGCGCCGCGGTCTGGACGGGCTGTTCGACGCGCGGTACACCACGTTCAGGTTGCATACCAAGGCCATGACGGTCGACGGGGACATGGTCGTGGTGGGCAGCATGAACTTCCATTTCAGCGCGTGGGGCAGCGCCGGTCTGGCCGAGGCGGCCTTGGCGACCGGGAACGCCGCCGCCGTGGCCGAGCAGGAACGGTCCTTCGAGCGGGCCTGGACGACCAGCAGCGTTCCCGTGCCCGAGGAGCGCTGGCTGTCGCGGATTCCCCGGGATCTGGTCTCGGTTCCCTGA
- a CDS encoding [LysW]-aminoadipate kinase: MIVVKVGGSAGIDYDAVCADLAARWKNGERLILVHGGSGETNRVAEALGHPPKFVTSPSGYTSRFTDRQTLEIFEMVYCGKMNKGIVERLQRLGVNAVGLSGLDGRIFEGKHKDSVRAVENGKVKVLRGDHTGTVERVNTHLIDLLLAGGYLPVLTPPASSYDGVAINVDGDRAAAALAVALKADALLLLSNVPGLLRAYPDESSLIREIPAADVENYLEFAQDRMKKKVLGAAEAVQGGVKRVIFGDARNGQPVSAALDGQGTVVS; encoded by the coding sequence ATGATTGTTGTGAAAGTCGGCGGAAGCGCCGGAATCGACTACGACGCCGTCTGCGCCGACCTCGCCGCCCGCTGGAAGAACGGGGAACGCCTGATCCTCGTCCACGGCGGCAGCGGCGAGACCAACCGCGTCGCCGAGGCCCTCGGGCACCCCCCGAAGTTCGTCACCAGCCCCAGCGGCTACACCTCCCGCTTCACGGACCGCCAGACCCTGGAAATCTTCGAGATGGTCTACTGCGGCAAGATGAACAAGGGCATCGTCGAACGCCTCCAGCGACTCGGCGTGAACGCCGTCGGCCTCAGCGGCCTCGACGGACGCATCTTCGAGGGCAAACACAAGGACTCCGTGCGCGCCGTCGAGAACGGCAAGGTCAAGGTCCTACGCGGCGACCACACCGGCACCGTCGAACGCGTGAACACCCACCTGATCGACCTGCTGCTCGCTGGGGGGTACCTGCCGGTCCTCACGCCGCCTGCCAGTTCCTACGACGGCGTGGCGATCAACGTGGACGGCGACCGCGCCGCCGCCGCGCTGGCCGTCGCCCTGAAGGCGGATGCGCTGCTGCTGCTGTCCAACGTGCCAGGCCTATTGCGCGCCTACCCCGACGAGAGCAGCCTGATCCGCGAGATTCCCGCCGCGGACGTCGAGAACTACCTGGAGTTCGCGCAGGACCGCATGAAGAAGAAGGTCCTCGGCGCAGCGGAGGCGGTGCAGGGGGGCGTGAAGCGCGTCATCTTCGGCGACGCCCGCAACGGCCAGCCGGTCAGCGCGGCCCTGGACGGCCAGGGGACCGTCGTCTCCTGA
- a CDS encoding hemolysin family protein yields the protein MNDLLGILALFFLVLMNGFFVAAEFALVSVRRTRIDQLADEGNATAKATQKALQNLDMYIAATQLGITMASLAIGFVAEPAIEHLIHPLFPEGQFTESQITAISFGVAFAISTVLHIVFGELAPKTWALQRSEQVSLLVTRPLLAFTWLFKYVIRALNALGNLVVRLFGLRGVSGHHTAYSEEEIRMIVSASSQEGVLEDDEKELVYNVFDLSDTTVREVMTPRVDMVVVDGSAALRRLLDLKGEHGYSRVPVFQDTPDNIVGIVHTGDVLMHLDSLDHTLIADIMRPVFFVPEGMKIKDLLAKMRDKKSHLSIVVDEFGGISGLVTLEDALEEIVGEIYDETDEEEVPMIEVISEGVYLMDASLTVGEVEERLGANIEDGDGEFDTLSGFMTSHFGDIPEAGQTFIHNGWAFTVEDADQRRVTRVRVERAPDANPLDPEDPHE from the coding sequence ATCGACCAGCTGGCCGACGAGGGGAACGCCACCGCCAAGGCCACGCAGAAGGCGCTGCAGAACCTCGACATGTACATCGCGGCGACGCAGCTGGGCATCACCATGGCCAGTCTCGCGATCGGTTTCGTGGCTGAACCCGCCATCGAGCACCTGATTCACCCGCTGTTCCCCGAAGGGCAGTTCACGGAATCGCAGATCACCGCGATCTCGTTCGGGGTAGCGTTCGCGATCAGTACCGTCCTGCACATCGTGTTCGGGGAACTCGCGCCGAAGACGTGGGCGCTGCAGCGCAGTGAGCAGGTGAGTCTGCTGGTCACGCGCCCGCTGCTGGCGTTCACGTGGCTGTTCAAGTACGTGATTCGCGCCCTGAACGCTCTGGGGAACCTCGTGGTGCGTCTGTTCGGCCTGCGCGGCGTGTCGGGTCACCACACGGCGTACTCCGAGGAGGAGATCCGCATGATCGTCAGCGCCTCCAGTCAGGAGGGTGTGCTGGAGGACGACGAGAAGGAACTCGTGTACAACGTGTTCGACCTGTCCGACACCACCGTGCGCGAGGTCATGACACCCCGCGTGGACATGGTCGTCGTGGACGGCTCGGCCGCGCTGCGCCGCCTGCTGGACCTCAAGGGCGAACACGGGTACTCGCGCGTGCCGGTCTTTCAGGACACGCCGGACAACATCGTGGGCATCGTGCACACCGGGGACGTACTGATGCACCTCGACAGCCTGGACCACACGCTGATCGCGGACATCATGCGCCCCGTGTTCTTCGTGCCTGAAGGCATGAAGATCAAGGACCTGCTCGCCAAGATGCGCGACAAGAAGAGCCACCTGAGCATCGTCGTGGACGAGTTCGGCGGCATCTCGGGCCTGGTCACGCTGGAGGACGCCCTGGAGGAGATCGTCGGTGAAATCTACGACGAGACCGACGAGGAGGAGGTCCCGATGATCGAGGTGATCAGTGAGGGCGTGTACCTGATGGACGCCAGCCTGACGGTCGGCGAGGTCGAGGAGCGACTGGGCGCGAACATCGAGGACGGCGACGGTGAATTCGATACCCTGAGCGGCTTCATGACCAGCCACTTCGGGGACATCCCGGAGGCCGGGCAGACCTTCATCCATAACGGCTGGGCCTTCACCGTCGAGGACGCCGACCAGCGCCGCGTGACCCGCGTGCGCGTGGAACGCGCCCCCGACGCGAACCCGCTGGACCCCGAGGACCCCCATGAGTGA
- a CDS encoding DUF1294 domain-containing protein, whose protein sequence is MPGDILGVAALLLRLLLAWQVVWGLVAFVAMWRDKGFAGEAGRTRIPERQLHALEARGGWLGSWLGQRVFRHKTRKVAYQRVFRRIALAWALADVVIVASLILLPVVFN, encoded by the coding sequence GTGCCGGGCGACATTCTGGGCGTGGCGGCGCTGCTGCTGCGCCTGCTGCTGGCGTGGCAGGTCGTGTGGGGTCTGGTGGCCTTCGTGGCGATGTGGCGCGACAAGGGCTTTGCAGGCGAGGCTGGTCGCACGCGCATTCCCGAGCGGCAGTTGCATGCCCTGGAGGCGCGGGGCGGCTGGCTGGGGTCGTGGCTGGGGCAGAGGGTGTTCCGGCACAAGACCCGCAAGGTGGCGTATCAGCGGGTGTTCCGGCGGATCGCTCTGGCGTGGGCGCTGGCGGACGTGGTGATCGTGGCGAGCCTGATACTGCTCCCGGTCGTTTTCAATTGA
- a CDS encoding gamma-glutamyltransferase family protein has protein sequence MVATSQPLAAQAGLSVLQRGGNAVDAAIATAAALTVVEPTSNGIGGDLFALVWAGGELHGLNASGAAPAALSLDALRERHAGEMPRHGWTPVTVPGAVRGWADLHARFGRLDFAQVLAPAIEYARDGYPLSPVLAANWARATGIYRRLNLPEMAEWFRTFAPDGFTPAPGALWRSEGHARTLEQIAATHGEAFYSGELAGQIDAHARAQSGLLTGADLAGHSSEWVTPIHTDLHGHRVFEIPPNGQGIAALIALNVLKGVPLPERRDDPRSLHLQIEAMKRGFHDAHAFVADPRHTPVDVAHLLSGANADAHRAHLGDRAHDPRTRAPSTGGTVYLAAADEEGQMVSLIQSNYMGFGSGVVVPGTGIALHNRGHNFHTDPAHPNALAPGKRPYHTIIPGFLGRADGTPVGPFGVMGGFMQPQGHLQVVLNTALYGMNPQQALDAPRWQWLDGTRVEVEHALGGTLARELSHMGHSVSVQLDPGAFGRGQMIRRDPVTGVLEGGTETRTDGHIAVW, from the coding sequence ATGGTCGCCACCAGCCAGCCCCTCGCCGCGCAGGCGGGCCTGAGCGTCCTGCAGCGGGGCGGGAATGCTGTGGACGCCGCGATCGCCACGGCGGCCGCGCTGACGGTCGTGGAACCCACCAGCAACGGCATCGGCGGGGACCTGTTCGCGCTGGTGTGGGCGGGTGGGGAACTGCACGGCCTGAACGCCAGTGGGGCGGCGCCCGCCGCGCTGAGCCTGGACGCGCTCCGTGAACGCCACGCCGGGGAGATGCCCCGCCACGGCTGGACGCCCGTCACGGTGCCCGGCGCGGTGCGCGGCTGGGCCGACCTGCACGCCCGCTTCGGGCGGCTGGACTTCGCGCAGGTCCTCGCCCCTGCCATCGAGTACGCGCGGGACGGCTACCCGCTGTCCCCGGTGCTCGCCGCGAACTGGGCGCGGGCGACCGGCATCTACCGCCGCCTGAACCTGCCCGAGATGGCCGAATGGTTCCGCACCTTCGCGCCGGACGGCTTCACGCCGGCGCCCGGCGCGCTGTGGCGCAGCGAGGGCCACGCCCGCACCCTGGAGCAGATCGCCGCGACGCACGGCGAGGCGTTCTACTCCGGTGAGCTGGCCGGGCAGATCGACGCGCACGCCCGCGCACAGAGTGGCCTGCTGACCGGCGCGGACCTCGCCGGGCACTCCAGCGAGTGGGTCACGCCCATCCACACCGACCTGCACGGGCACCGCGTGTTCGAGATCCCGCCGAACGGGCAGGGGATCGCTGCGCTGATCGCCCTGAACGTCCTCAAGGGCGTGCCACTGCCCGAGCGGCGAGACGACCCCCGCAGCCTGCACTTGCAGATCGAGGCGATGAAACGCGGCTTCCACGACGCGCACGCCTTCGTGGCCGACCCGCGCCACACCCCGGTGGACGTCGCGCACCTGCTGTCCGGCGCGAACGCCGACGCGCACCGCGCCCACCTGGGGGACAGGGCCCATGACCCTCGCACCCGCGCCCCCAGCACCGGCGGCACCGTGTACCTCGCCGCGGCCGACGAGGAGGGGCAGATGGTCAGCCTGATCCAGAGCAACTACATGGGCTTCGGCAGTGGCGTCGTCGTGCCCGGCACCGGCATCGCCCTGCATAACCGCGGGCACAACTTCCACACCGACCCCGCCCATCCCAACGCGCTGGCACCCGGCAAGCGCCCGTACCACACCATCATTCCCGGCTTCCTGGGCCGAGCGGACGGCACCCCGGTCGGGCCCTTCGGCGTGATGGGCGGCTTCATGCAACCGCAGGGACACCTGCAGGTCGTGCTGAACACCGCCCTGTACGGCATGAACCCGCAGCAGGCGCTGGACGCCCCGCGCTGGCAGTGGCTGGACGGCACCCGCGTCGAGGTGGAACACGCGTTGGGCGGCACCCTGGCCCGCGAACTTTCGCACATGGGCCACTCGGTCAGCGTGCAGCTCGACCCCGGCGCCTTCGGGCGAGGGCAGATGATCCGCCGCGATCCGGTCACCGGCGTGCTGGAGGGTGGCACCGAGACCCGCACCGACGGTCACATCGCCGTGTGGTGA
- the ispH gene encoding 4-hydroxy-3-methylbut-2-enyl diphosphate reductase produces the protein MIERIHLAKPRGFCAGVVMAIQAVEKAAQTEEKPVTVYHSIVHNHTVVDRLSQGYGVHFVEDLDSVEALPQGGETVVFSAHGISPVVRERARALGLATIDATCPLVTKVHTEAKKYAREGYTILLIGDSARHQEVIGTRGEAPDATIVVGVLGKSGEGLADPHTVQVPDPERLVVLTQTTLSVDDTRRTIEILKGRFPALVVPPSEDLCYATKNRQDAVKAIAPLVDLFLVLTSTHSSNGMRLLELAEAECGRSVRLETAADLASVDFTGVHSIGITSAASTPDDLVQEVVAHFRALNPSLAVVEEGEWENIEFREPRKILPTQALPRTMQ, from the coding sequence ATGATCGAGCGGATTCATCTGGCCAAACCCCGCGGCTTCTGCGCGGGGGTCGTGATGGCCATTCAGGCGGTCGAGAAGGCCGCGCAGACTGAGGAGAAACCGGTGACGGTGTACCACTCCATCGTGCACAACCACACGGTCGTGGACCGGCTGTCGCAGGGGTACGGCGTGCATTTCGTGGAGGACCTGGACAGCGTGGAGGCCCTGCCGCAGGGCGGCGAGACGGTGGTGTTCAGCGCGCACGGGATCAGTCCGGTGGTGCGTGAGCGGGCGCGGGCGCTGGGCCTGGCGACCATCGACGCGACCTGCCCGCTGGTGACGAAGGTGCACACCGAGGCGAAGAAGTACGCCCGTGAGGGCTACACGATCCTGCTGATCGGCGACAGTGCCCGGCATCAGGAGGTCATCGGTACGCGCGGCGAGGCGCCGGACGCGACCATCGTGGTCGGCGTGCTCGGCAAGAGCGGCGAGGGGCTGGCCGACCCGCACACGGTGCAGGTGCCGGACCCCGAGCGGCTGGTGGTGCTGACGCAGACGACCCTCAGCGTGGACGACACCCGCCGGACCATCGAGATCCTCAAGGGTCGCTTCCCGGCGCTGGTGGTGCCGCCCAGCGAGGACCTGTGCTACGCCACGAAGAACCGCCAGGACGCCGTGAAGGCGATCGCGCCGCTCGTGGACCTGTTCCTGGTGCTGACGAGCACGCACAGCAGCAACGGCATGCGCCTGCTGGAACTCGCGGAGGCCGAGTGCGGCCGTTCGGTGCGGCTGGAGACGGCGGCGGACCTCGCGAGCGTGGACTTCACGGGCGTGCATTCGATCGGGATCACGAGTGCGGCAAGTACGCCGGACGATCTGGTTCAGGAGGTCGTGGCGCATTTCCGCGCGCTGAACCCGTCCCTGGCGGTCGTCGAGGAGGGCGAGTGGGAGAACATCGAGTTCCGCGAGCCGAGGAAGATCCTCCCCACGCAGGCGCTGCCGCGCACCATGCAGTAG